A stretch of the Nitratifractor salsuginis DSM 16511 genome encodes the following:
- a CDS encoding thiamine-phosphate kinase: MDYSELPRLCYNPGMKAFNPEARFISKIKSLYIGDDAALVNGLIYSADAFCEGTHFLREWMSPAQVGRKAMLVNLSDAVAMNADPLYALVTVMLPRDFGPGQIDELAGALKQTAAEFGCEIIGGDTVAGEELHLSVTLISCSDAPLLRGGIQPGDLLAYTGTLGESKRNLEALMRGENIPSDSRFYEPVLRRDFVRKCRKYLRAGMDLSDGLYCDTDKLLDYNGLGMELLQEIPEAIGSSGEEYEMLVAVAPENLEALRECARKEGVPLNVFARVEENDRRFPCRDHHLIES; this comes from the coding sequence ATGGATTATAGCGAGCTTCCCCGTCTATGCTACAATCCCGGCATGAAAGCCTTTAACCCCGAAGCGAGATTCATCAGCAAAATCAAAAGCCTCTATATCGGAGATGACGCCGCCCTGGTCAATGGGCTGATCTACAGCGCCGATGCCTTTTGCGAGGGGACCCATTTTCTACGGGAGTGGATGAGCCCCGCCCAGGTGGGTCGCAAGGCGATGCTGGTCAATCTCTCCGATGCCGTGGCGATGAACGCCGATCCCCTCTATGCCCTGGTGACGGTGATGCTCCCCCGGGACTTCGGCCCCGGGCAGATCGATGAGTTGGCCGGAGCTTTGAAGCAGACAGCCGCGGAGTTTGGCTGCGAAATCATCGGCGGGGATACCGTGGCGGGGGAGGAGCTCCATCTCTCCGTCACCCTGATCTCCTGCAGCGATGCCCCCCTGCTGCGCGGCGGGATTCAGCCCGGAGACCTGCTGGCCTATACCGGCACCCTCGGGGAGTCGAAACGGAATCTGGAAGCCCTGATGCGAGGAGAAAACATCCCGTCCGACTCCCGCTTCTACGAGCCGGTGCTGCGCCGGGATTTCGTGCGCAAATGCCGCAAATATCTGCGCGCCGGAATGGACCTCTCCGACGGCCTCTACTGCGATACCGACAAACTACTCGACTACAACGGTTTGGGAATGGAGCTGCTCCAGGAGATCCCCGAAGCGATCGGCAGCAGCGGCGAAGAGTACGAAATGCTCGTCGCCGTCGCCCCGGAAAATCTCGAAGCCCTCCGGGAGTGCGCACGAAAAGAGGGAGTGCCTCTGAATGTTTTTGCCCGCGTGGAGGAGAATGACCGACGTTTCCCCTGCCGGGATCATCATTTAATTGAGAGTTGA
- the trpB gene encoding tryptophan synthase subunit beta: MKHQYLKHQPDEEGYFGEYGGSFLPPQLVEEFDRITEAYMKLRKSHDFLSELRRIRKHYQGRPTPVYHAKRLSDAVGGAQLYFKREDLNHTGAHKLNHCMAEALLAKYMGKTKLIAETGAGQHGVALATAAAYFGLECEIHMGEVDIAKEHPNVVRMQILGAQVVPATHGLRTLKEAVDSAFESYVKQLDSALYAIGSVVGPHPFPLMVRDFQSVVGIEAREQYMEMTDGELPDHVVACVGGGSNAMGIFSGFIDDPVELYAVEPLGKSTRLGDHAATLEYGKAGVLHGFKSILLQDEKGEPAPVHSVASGLDYPGVGPEQAYLHGIGRVHVAGATDEETIDAFYAISQYEGIIPALESAHAIAYAMKLARKHPNDAILVNLSGRGDKDIDYVVETFGVREWSPEKLNNE, encoded by the coding sequence ATGAAACACCAGTATCTCAAACACCAGCCCGATGAAGAGGGATATTTTGGAGAATACGGCGGATCCTTTCTCCCGCCGCAGCTCGTGGAAGAGTTCGACCGCATCACCGAAGCCTATATGAAATTGAGAAAGTCCCACGATTTTCTCAGCGAACTGCGCCGCATCCGCAAGCACTACCAGGGGCGCCCCACTCCGGTCTATCACGCCAAACGGCTCAGTGACGCCGTGGGAGGCGCCCAGCTCTACTTCAAACGGGAAGATCTCAACCACACCGGCGCCCACAAGCTCAACCACTGTATGGCCGAAGCCCTCCTGGCCAAATATATGGGCAAGACCAAGCTCATCGCCGAAACGGGTGCGGGGCAGCACGGGGTCGCCCTGGCGACGGCGGCCGCCTATTTCGGCCTGGAGTGTGAGATTCATATGGGAGAGGTGGACATCGCCAAAGAGCACCCCAACGTGGTGCGTATGCAGATCCTAGGTGCTCAGGTGGTGCCTGCTACCCACGGGCTGCGCACCCTCAAAGAGGCGGTGGATTCGGCCTTCGAATCCTATGTCAAGCAGCTCGATAGCGCCCTCTACGCCATCGGTTCGGTCGTCGGCCCCCACCCCTTCCCCCTGATGGTGCGGGATTTTCAGAGCGTAGTCGGGATCGAAGCGCGGGAGCAGTATATGGAGATGACCGACGGGGAGCTGCCCGATCACGTGGTGGCCTGCGTGGGGGGAGGCTCCAACGCGATGGGGATCTTCAGCGGATTCATCGACGATCCGGTAGAGCTCTACGCCGTGGAGCCTCTGGGCAAGAGCACCCGCCTGGGAGACCACGCCGCTACGCTGGAATACGGCAAAGCCGGAGTGCTGCACGGATTCAAATCGATCCTGCTCCAGGATGAGAAGGGAGAGCCCGCCCCCGTTCATTCTGTCGCCAGCGGGCTCGATTATCCGGGGGTGGGCCCGGAGCAGGCCTATCTCCACGGCATCGGTCGGGTCCACGTGGCCGGAGCCACCGACGAGGAGACCATCGACGCCTTCTACGCCATCAGCCAATACGAGGGGATCATCCCCGCCCTGGAGAGCGCGCACGCCATCGCCTACGCGATGAAGCTGGCCCGCAAACACCCCAACGACGCCATCCTGGTCAACCTCTCAGGCCGGGGCGACAAAGACATCGACTATGTGGTGGAGACCTTCGGTGTGCGGGAGTGGTCGCCGGAAAAACTGAATAATGAGTAA